In the Myxococcota bacterium genome, CGGAAGCCGAGCGACGAGGAGCGCAACCTCGGCAAGGACCTGAAGGAGCGCGACGCGGCGCTCGAGGAGGAGCTCGCGCGCACGCAAAGCGAGCTCGCGGCGCTGCACGCGCTGGTGCCGAACCTGACCCACCCGGCCGCGCCGATCGGCCACGGCGAGGACGACAACCGCGAGCTGCGCGTCGTGGGCCAGGTGCCGAAGTTCGGCTTCCACGCGCTCGACCACGTGGAGCTCGCGGCCAAGCACGACCTGATCGACTTCGAGGCGGGCGCGAAGGTCGCGGGCCAGAAGTTCTACTTCCTGAAGAACGAGCTCGTGCTGCTCGAGCAGGCGCTCGTGCGCTTCGCGCTCGATTTCCTGCGCAAGCGGAAATACACGCTGTTCCAGACACCGGACCTGGCGCGCGCCGACGTGGCGGCGGGGCTCGGCTTCAACCCGCGCGGCGCAGAGACCAACATCTACTCCATCGCCGACAGCGACCTCGTGCTGGTGGGCACGGCCGAGATCACGCTCGGCGGGCTGCACCAGAACGAGATCCTCGAGGCCGGGTCACTCCCGCGGCGCTACTGCGGCGTGAGTCACTGCTTCCGCGTCGAGGGCGGCGCGCACGGGCGCGCGTCGCGCGGGCTGTATCGCGT is a window encoding:
- the serS gene encoding serine--tRNA ligase; the encoded protein is MLDLRFIVENLETVRQNCRNRGVEVDLDALVRLDSERRVRLTERQSVQERRNKLAREIKGRKPSDEERNLGKDLKERDAALEEELARTQSELAALHALVPNLTHPAAPIGHGEDDNRELRVVGQVPKFGFHALDHVELAAKHDLIDFEAGAKVAGQKFYFLKNELVLLEQALVRFALDFLRKRKYTLFQTPDLARADVAAGLGFNPRGAETNIYSIADSDLVLVGTAEITLGGLHQNEILEAGSLPRRYCGVSHCFRVEGGAHGRASRGLYRVHQFTKVEMFAITHPDESEAMHEELLGIEEALYQELEIPFRVVDVCTGDLGAPAYRKYDLEAWMTCRGEGGGWGEITSTSNCTDYQARRLAVRFRDPVTDKTRFCHMLNGTAVALSRAPVAILENHQQADGTISIPKALRPYTGFDRIG